The Heterodontus francisci isolate sHetFra1 chromosome 33, sHetFra1.hap1, whole genome shotgun sequence genome has a segment encoding these proteins:
- the LOC137348250 gene encoding eukaryotic translation initiation factor 1b-like — protein MSACQNLQSFDPFADALKGDDLLPSGTEDYIHIRIQQRNGRKTLTTVQGIADEYDKKKLVKHFKKQFACNGTVIEHPEYGEVIQLQGDQRKNICKFLVEVGIVKEEQLKVHGF, from the exons ATCCCTTTGCTGATGCACTTAAGGGTGATGATCTCCTCCCTTCTGGGACTGAGGACTACATACACATAAGGATTCAGCAGAGGAACGGCAGGAAAACCCTCACTACTGTCCAGGGAATTGCTGATGAGTATGACAAAAAGAAACTTGTCAAACACTTCAAAAAG CAATTTGCCTGCAATGGTACTGTGATTGAACATCCTGAATACGGTGAGGTCATCCAACTTCAAGGGGACCAGCGCAAGAACATCTGCAAGTTCCTGGTTGAG GTTGGCATTGTTAAGGAAGAGCAACTCAAGGTCCATGGGTTCTAA